One window from the genome of Hydractinia symbiolongicarpus strain clone_291-10 chromosome 1, HSymV2.1, whole genome shotgun sequence encodes:
- the LOC130629552 gene encoding uncharacterized protein LOC130629552 has protein sequence MYHLINANTKLMRRKINAVEGQTALNPDSLIFCNQAEDAQPNISDFQKSFINDSGLFGDMLSVNETYEEEYEKESDNDSELDDTRDTISYKPSESSESEEYDSEHGDGGNKNKVTVKIDDINGMDVFNFREADAESERENEEELIEGVIIPMTNKTKSGLRIYDRVHACYFCGTLTSKLSQHLFRHHNKEQVVQAILNLSVKDKNESVKRKHAIDALRKKGDFFHNTKVLKAGHGSMIIYRQSKGLHKPDDYIPCKFCLGFFYAGDINRHCKRCVHRKSEGDEHHINIQNQCELLLYPQKKPVSGSIELQESVVQPMNNDNIKELIKSDELILTYGSFIVSGKGVKKSSNISQKMRILARLVLEIRRNASMKDFSLLDCLTPAFFDDVVEATKRLAGFTNTNNDGEKVPAFNKPSLALKLGYAVENCAMLLQGLGLRKGDDTIVVKAQKFQKIFQSEWSCDKRLQEVLKEIKITPSTDLWRELADIILTRVTVFNKRRGNEPSLILLSRYTSKNSRSNVVHGDILETLSTLEKKLMNRLQSLCGKKRKIHKNFNFNGDVIKSNKEFGTLVRKLFLSVVKRNRDSVVFYNNLCLKTQDRPLLSSTNSSAQGYCISGTGDTFALARSESFINHLYLYRLIWDD, from the exons ATGTATCACTTAATTAACGCGAATACGAAATTAATGCGTCGCAAAATTAACGCGGTTGAGGGCCAAACAGCGTTAAATCCTGATTCGTTAATTTTCTGCAATCAG GCCGAAGATGCACAACCAAATATTTCTGACTTCCAG AAATCCTTTATTAACGATTCCGGCTTGTTTGGCGATATGCTCAGTGTTAATGAGACATACGAAGAAGAATATGAAAAAGAATCAGACAAC GATTCTGAATTAGATGATACACGGGACACAATATCTTACAAACCTTCAGAATCAAGTGAAAGTGAGGAATATGACAGCGAACACGGCGACGGtggcaataaaaataaagttactGTGAAAA ttGACGATATAAATGGTATGGATGTTTTCAATTTCCGTGAGGCAGATGCAGAAAGCGAAAGAGAGAACGAAGAAGAATTAATTGAAG GTGTTATAATTCCTATGACGAACAAAACGAAAAGTGGACTCAGGATTTACGACAGAGTACATGCTTGTTACTTTTGCGGGACACTTACCTCAAAATTGTCACAACATCTTTTTCGCCACCACAATAAAGAGCAAGTGGTGCAAGCAATCTTAAACCTTTCCGTTAAAGATAAAAATGAGTCggtcaaacgaaaacatgcaatTGACGCTCTACGAAAAAAAGGCGACTTTTTTCATAACACAAAGGTCTTGAAAGCAGGACATGGTAGTATGATTATCTACCGACAGTCAAAAGGATTACACAAGCCCGACGACTATATACCATGCAAATTTTGTCTGGGTTTCTTTTACGCTGGTGACATAAACAGACATTGTAAAAGATGCGTGCATCGAAAAAGTGAAGGAGATGAGCACCACATTAACATTCAAAATCAGTGTGAACTGCTTCTGTACCCCCAAAAAAAACCGGTTAGTGGTTCAATAGAACTGCAAGAATCTGTTGTCCAACCAATGAATAACGACAATATTAAAGAACTTATTAAGAGCGACGAACTAATCCTTACATATGGATCGTTTATTGTCAGTGGAAAGGGGGTTAAAAAATCGTCCAACATTTCACAGAAAATGAGAATATTGGCCAGGTTGGTTTTGGAAATAAGAAGAAATGCAAGCATGAAAGATTTCTCATTGCTGGACTGTTTAACTCCAGCTTTCTTTGATGATGTTGTTGAGGCCACCAAACGTCTTGCTGGGTTTACAAACACCAATAATGACGGTGAAAAAGTGCCCGCATTTAATAAGCCATCATTAGCATTAAAACTCGGTTACGCTGTCGAGAACTGTGCCATGTTGTTGCAAGGGCTTGGTCTAAGAAAAGGTGATGACACAATTGTTGTTAAGGCgcagaaatttcagaaaatcttTCAAAGTGAATGGTCT TGCGATAAAAGACTTCAAGAAGtactaaaagaaattaaaataaccCCGAGCACAGATCTATGGAGGGAACTAGCAGACATAATTCTGACTAGAGTTACagtttttaacaaaagaagAGGAAACGAACCTTCTTTAATATTATTGTCAAGATATACATCAAAGAATTCTCGTTCGAACGTTGTCCATGGTGATATTTTGGAAACACTGTCCACCTTGGAAAAGAAACTGATGAACAG gTTGCAATCATTATGtggaaaaaaaaggaaaattcataaaaacttCAATTTTAATGGAGATGTAATCAAATCGAATAAAGAATTTGGAACATTAGTACGCAAATTGTTTCTTTCAGTGGTTAAGAGAAACAGAGATAGTGTGGTATTTTACAACAACCTTTGTTTAAAAACTCAGGATCGGCCCTTATTAAGCTCAACTAatt catcTGCTCAA GGATATTGTATTAGCGGAACTGGGGATACATTTGCTCTTGCTAGAAGTGAATCCTTCATAAATCACTTATATTTATACAGACTAATTTGGGACGattag